The Solidesulfovibrio fructosivorans JJ] genome has a window encoding:
- a CDS encoding lysylphosphatidylglycerol synthase transmembrane domain-containing protein translates to MLVKKAASLVLRVILVGGCLVYAFWGIDFAQLWATLVRYDDMALLWTTAFSFVGYGVMALRLNFLSGFKAGNWLCFKAFLMSMAVNNIVPAKLGELAKAFYLRRECHFSLSRSITMVFWERFFDLNAILAMGLVVAFHFKLRMAFVPLAVGVGGIWAALWVVRTFPDFVGRIIDKMPSNRLAEFLAELKLQVLHGVTPGFMMVLGLYTAVCWAFYASTTFLVLLWVAKMQLSWGHAAAVFVISSLGMAMPSSPGALGVFEAAVVFSLGLFGMDRSQALAAGLVLHMVQYIPITVTGLMVLAKSGLSLRKIRESEEALGEVEEA, encoded by the coding sequence ATGCTCGTGAAAAAGGCCGCCAGCCTGGTCCTCCGGGTCATCCTTGTCGGCGGATGCCTCGTCTACGCCTTCTGGGGCATCGACTTCGCCCAGCTGTGGGCGACGCTCGTCCGTTACGACGACATGGCCCTTCTCTGGACCACGGCATTTTCTTTCGTCGGCTACGGGGTCATGGCCTTGCGTCTCAACTTCCTCTCCGGGTTCAAAGCCGGCAACTGGCTGTGCTTCAAGGCCTTTCTCATGTCCATGGCCGTCAACAACATCGTGCCGGCCAAGTTGGGCGAGCTCGCCAAGGCTTTTTACCTGCGCCGTGAATGCCATTTTTCCCTGTCGCGCAGCATCACCATGGTCTTTTGGGAACGGTTTTTCGACCTTAACGCCATTTTGGCCATGGGCCTGGTCGTGGCGTTTCATTTCAAACTCAGGATGGCCTTCGTGCCCCTGGCGGTGGGGGTCGGCGGCATTTGGGCCGCTTTGTGGGTGGTGCGGACCTTTCCCGATTTCGTGGGCCGCATCATCGACAAGATGCCGTCCAACCGGCTGGCCGAGTTTCTGGCCGAGCTGAAGCTGCAGGTCCTGCACGGCGTCACCCCGGGCTTCATGATGGTGCTTGGCCTGTATACGGCCGTCTGCTGGGCCTTTTACGCCAGCACCACCTTTCTGGTCCTTTTATGGGTGGCCAAGATGCAGCTGTCCTGGGGCCATGCGGCGGCGGTGTTCGTTATTTCCTCGCTCGGCATGGCCATGCCGTCCTCGCCCGGGGCGCTCGGGGTGTTCGAGGCGGCGGTGGTCTTTTCCCTGGGGCTTTTCGGCATGGACCGCTCGCAAGCCCTGGCGGCCGGGCTGGTGCTGCACATGGTGCAGTACATCCCCATCACCGTCACCGGGTTGATGGTCCTGGCCAAGAGCGGCCTGTCCCTGCGCAAGATCCGGGAAAGCGAGGAAGCCCTGGGCGAAGTGGAGGAGGCCTAG
- the thiD gene encoding bifunctional hydroxymethylpyrimidine kinase/phosphomethylpyrimidine kinase: MRPPCVLTIAGSDSGGGAGIQADLKAIMMQGAYGLSVITALTAQNTRGVTAIEAPTPCFVAEQLRVVMADFPLRAAKTGMLFSEPIIEAVAQGLSGKDFPLVVDPVCVAQSGARLLMSEAVAALTARMLPLADLLTPNRHEAALLADMDIDTPADAREAAERLLAKGVKAVLVKGGHFSPAGKDGGAALVTDLLVTAQGTVREYVRPHVATRNTHGTGCTLSAAIAAQLALGKSLPEAVETARDYLQLTLETAWDLGGGDGPVNHLAPYQRLLDD, from the coding sequence ATGCGGCCACCGTGCGTATTGACCATCGCCGGCTCGGACAGCGGCGGCGGGGCCGGCATCCAGGCCGACCTCAAGGCCATCATGATGCAGGGGGCCTACGGCCTTTCGGTCATAACCGCCTTGACCGCCCAGAATACGCGCGGGGTTACGGCCATCGAAGCGCCCACCCCCTGTTTCGTTGCCGAGCAGTTGCGCGTGGTCATGGCCGATTTTCCCCTCCGGGCGGCCAAGACGGGCATGCTTTTTTCCGAACCGATCATCGAGGCCGTGGCCCAGGGACTTTCCGGCAAGGACTTTCCGCTGGTGGTCGACCCCGTATGCGTGGCCCAGTCCGGGGCCAGGCTCCTTATGTCCGAGGCCGTCGCCGCGCTTACGGCGCGCATGCTGCCCCTGGCCGACCTGCTTACGCCCAATCGCCACGAGGCGGCGCTTCTGGCAGATATGGACATCGACACCCCGGCGGACGCCCGTGAGGCGGCCGAGCGGTTGCTTGCGAAGGGCGTCAAGGCGGTGCTTGTCAAAGGCGGCCATTTTTCCCCGGCCGGCAAGGACGGGGGGGCGGCGCTGGTGACGGACCTGCTCGTGACCGCCCAGGGCACGGTCCGGGAATATGTCCGGCCCCATGTCGCGACGCGCAATACCCACGGCACGGGCTGCACCCTGTCCGCGGCCATCGCCGCCCAGCTCGCTTTGGGCAAATCCTTGCCCGAGGCCGTGGAAACCGCCCGCGACTATCTCCAACTCACCCTGGAAACGGCCTGGGACCTTG